From Chthonomonadales bacterium, one genomic window encodes:
- the argJ gene encoding bifunctional glutamate N-acetyltransferase/amino-acid acetyltransferase ArgJ — MTRIWEQDALAGVTFPNGFAAGAARCGLKSEGDDVAVIAAETPVAVAGVFTTNRVQASCVGHSRRVARSGAARAIVCNAGNANACNGELGERDTLRMAEAAAGLLGAEPGQVLVASTGVIGHPMPIERAEAGIGAAAAALARGSGTDMRVARAIMTTDTRPKLIAVECETQHWPGPLRLAGVCKGSGMIAPNMATMLCFLTCDARIAAPQLQEALAVAVARTLNRVTVDGDTSTNDMALLMASGRGPCHIDGRGPAFDAFAEALERVCRYLAREVARDGEGATHLVEVLVRGAASEAEAERVARTVADSPLVKTALFGRDPNWGRILAAAGRAGVAFDPATAEVSLGDITVYAGGRGTPFDRDAAHDYLTGGEVRVVLDLHRGTQEAILWTCDFSYDYVRINAEYHT, encoded by the coding sequence ATGACGCGCATCTGGGAGCAGGACGCGCTGGCGGGCGTCACCTTCCCGAACGGCTTCGCGGCAGGCGCCGCGCGCTGCGGCCTGAAGTCGGAGGGCGACGACGTCGCGGTCATCGCAGCGGAGACACCCGTGGCCGTTGCGGGCGTGTTCACCACAAACCGCGTGCAGGCGAGCTGCGTCGGCCACTCGCGCCGCGTGGCGCGTAGCGGCGCCGCGCGCGCCATCGTCTGCAACGCCGGCAACGCCAACGCCTGCAATGGCGAGCTCGGCGAGCGCGACACGCTCCGCATGGCGGAGGCGGCCGCCGGGCTCCTCGGCGCGGAGCCCGGCCAGGTCCTCGTCGCCTCCACGGGCGTCATCGGCCACCCCATGCCGATCGAGCGCGCCGAGGCCGGCATCGGCGCGGCCGCCGCCGCGCTCGCGCGTGGGAGCGGCACGGACATGCGGGTGGCGCGCGCCATCATGACCACCGATACGCGCCCGAAGCTGATCGCCGTCGAGTGCGAAACGCAACACTGGCCTGGCCCGCTGCGCCTGGCCGGCGTGTGCAAGGGCTCCGGCATGATCGCTCCCAACATGGCGACCATGCTCTGCTTCCTCACGTGCGACGCGCGGATCGCGGCCCCGCAGCTCCAGGAGGCGCTCGCCGTCGCCGTGGCGCGCACCCTCAACCGCGTCACGGTGGATGGCGACACCAGCACGAACGACATGGCGCTGCTGATGGCGAGCGGGCGCGGCCCCTGCCACATCGACGGGCGGGGGCCGGCCTTCGACGCCTTCGCCGAGGCGCTGGAGCGCGTCTGCCGCTATCTGGCGCGCGAGGTGGCCCGCGACGGGGAGGGCGCGACCCACCTGGTGGAGGTGCTGGTGCGCGGCGCCGCCTCGGAGGCCGAGGCCGAGCGCGTCGCGCGCACCGTGGCGGATTCGCCGCTCGTGAAGACGGCGCTGTTCGGGCGCGACCCGAACTGGGGCCGGATCCTGGCGGCGGCGGGCCGCGCCGGCGTGGCCTTCGACCCGGCCACCGCCGAGGTGTCGCTGGGCGACATCACCGTCTACGCCGGCGGCCGGGGCACGCCCTTTGACCGCGACGCCGCCCACGACTACCTCACCGGCGGCGAGGT